The following are from one region of the Ignavibacteriota bacterium genome:
- a CDS encoding T9SS type A sorting domain-containing protein produces the protein MKPKFYINKILISGLLLYTFFHISYAQDSLYLIGTITGESTEQRIDVAVRIGDVNGDGYDDFVISMRTGNTTSDQAVVKLYLGSANYDLNTDVIFHYPGSDSLNDFGGRYGIGDINADGYNEFVLTGVFGDWVFPKGKVFLYYGGEIIDTIPVNEFYQPNAIQDFFGETNSMGDINNDGYDDFVISSPYNWTDGKGYVYLFWGGDTISWNNSITFTSDTLEDFFGSSVESIGDINQDGFNDIAIGAIGGPSGYDTSKIYIYYGGFQMDNAPDTMLISNELGDYFGEIIKNAGDLNGDGRIDFCISKGQDILIYTFGLENPLRINSGYSLDAGSDINKDGYDDILIGDDWKIKIYLGSEPFDTTYDLIIVDIDSIGFAPYISFAGDINNDRYDEIFAYAPNYPDTENPVGKVFIYSYNKISEVKDEIDNAPNNFFLSHNYPNPFNPSTTLSFVIGHQSLVSLKIYDILGREITTLVNEEKPSGIYEIEFNATNLSSGIYFYQLQAGNFISTKKLVLLK, from the coding sequence ATGAAACCAAAATTTTACATAAATAAAATCTTAATTAGTGGACTACTCCTTTACACTTTTTTTCACATAAGTTATGCACAAGATAGTCTATACCTAATAGGCACAATTACTGGTGAATCAACAGAGCAACGAATTGACGTTGCTGTAAGAATCGGCGATGTAAACGGAGACGGATACGATGATTTCGTAATATCAATGAGAACAGGGAATACCACGAGTGACCAAGCTGTTGTAAAACTTTACTTAGGTTCTGCAAATTATGATTTGAATACGGATGTAATTTTTCATTATCCAGGAAGTGACAGCTTGAATGACTTTGGTGGAAGATATGGTATTGGTGATATAAATGCTGATGGATATAATGAATTTGTACTAACAGGCGTTTTCGGAGATTGGGTTTTTCCCAAAGGAAAAGTTTTTTTGTACTACGGTGGTGAAATAATAGATACAATACCTGTAAATGAATTTTATCAGCCAAATGCAATTCAGGATTTTTTTGGGGAAACAAACTCTATGGGTGATATAAATAATGACGGTTATGATGATTTTGTTATCAGTTCGCCATACAACTGGACTGATGGAAAGGGATATGTTTATCTTTTCTGGGGAGGCGACACAATTTCCTGGAACAATAGCATAACGTTTACAAGTGATACATTGGAAGATTTTTTTGGGTCAAGTGTTGAGAGTATTGGGGATATAAATCAAGATGGTTTTAATGATATAGCAATTGGAGCTATAGGTGGTCCTTCTGGGTATGATACCAGTAAAATATATATCTACTATGGTGGATTCCAAATGGATAATGCACCAGACACAATGCTTATATCTAACGAATTAGGAGATTATTTTGGGGAAATAATAAAGAATGCCGGGGATTTAAATGGTGATGGGAGAATTGATTTTTGTATTTCAAAGGGTCAAGACATTCTTATTTATACTTTTGGATTAGAGAATCCGTTAAGGATAAATAGCGGTTATAGCCTAGATGCAGGTAGCGATATTAATAAAGATGGTTACGACGATATTTTAATTGGGGATGACTGGAAAATAAAAATATACCTTGGTTCAGAACCTTTTGATACAACTTATGATTTAATTATAGTTGATATAGATTCAATTGGTTTTGCTCCATATATATCTTTTGCAGGAGATATAAATAATGACAGGTATGATGAAATATTTGCTTACGCTCCAAACTATCCTGATACTGAAAATCCCGTAGGGAAAGTTTTTATTTACTCATATAATAAAATCAGTGAAGTGAAAGATGAAATAGATAATGCTCCTAATAATTTTTTCCTCTCTCATAATTATCCTAACCCTTTCAATCCGAGCACTACTTTGTCATTCGTCATTGGACACCAGTCTTTAGTATCACTGAAGATATACGATATTCTTGGAAGGGAAATTACTACTCTCGTTAATGAAGAAAAACCTTCGGGAATTTATGAGATTGAGTTCAATGCAACTAACCTTTCTAGTGGTATTTATTTTTATCAACTTCAAGCTGGCAACTTCATTTCAACAAAGAAACTTGTTTTGCTTAAATAA